CCTTTCAtgtaaatatgaaaatttagaaaaagCAAAGTGGAACAATCCAAATGATACCAAACTGCTACTTGACATTTGTATTGATGAGATTCGTAAGTGTGGGAAACCGGGAACTGGTTTTAGGAATAAGATATGGGCAGAGATACGTGAAGCATTCAATAAGGGTGCTGataaaaaatatagtcaaaaacAGTTGAAAAATAGAATggataatttgaaaattgattgGACCACCTGGAAGCAACTAAAGGGTAAAGAAACAAGCTTAGGATGGAATTCTCAAACAGGAACTATTGTAGCTGATCCTACATGGTGGGAAGCTAAAATCAGGGTGAGtattacaataatttttatttattttttgtgaaaattaagAGAATGGTTTGTCTAACTATTATCCTTAACTGGTTGTGCAGGAGAATGCAAAATATGCAAAATTTCGATGCCAAGGATTGGAATTTCGTGAAGAATTGGAAATTATATTTGGGGAGACTGTGGCAACAAGTCAATACCAATGGACACCGGCTTTGGGGGTACCATTAGAATCTAATGGCAAAAATACTATTGATGATGTGTCACTAGAAAATATTGAATCCGATGATGATGACGTTATTCTTGTGGAAAATACCcaatcaaaaaagaaaagaaaggttTCCCCAGATATGGGTGAGAAAGGGACAAAGGTTAAGACAAAGGTTGCGACTGCAACAACTATGAGAAGCACATTTGAGCGATTAGTTCAAGCAGCGGAAAGTCACAATGAAGTTGAGAAAGCTGAAATTGCGGCTACATCTCATGTTCATGGACAATACTCAATTCCTGATTGTGTTAACATATTGAAAAATTTAAAGGAGGAAGGACTTTTGGATGGTCAACAATTTAGTTATGCTTTAGAG
This portion of the Trifolium pratense cultivar HEN17-A07 linkage group LG3, ARS_RC_1.1, whole genome shotgun sequence genome encodes:
- the LOC123913068 gene encoding L10-interacting MYB domain-containing protein-like, which produces MTIKENLSCKYENLEKAKWNNPNDTKLLLDICIDEIRKCGKPGTGFRNKIWAEIREAFNKGADKKYSQKQLKNRMDNLKIDWTTWKQLKGKETSLGWNSQTGTIVADPTWWEAKIRENAKYAKFRCQGLEFREELEIIFGETVATSQYQWTPALGVPLESNGKNTIDDVSLENIESDDDDVILVENTQSKKKRKVSPDMGEKGTKVKTKVATATTMRSTFERLVQAAESHNEVEKAEIAATSHVHGQYSIPDCVNILKNLKEEGLLDGQQFSYALEMLKDESNRILLMSLKDFINALVDWLLYKYK